The following coding sequences lie in one Capnocytophaga stomatis genomic window:
- the xerD gene encoding site-specific tyrosine recombinase XerD has protein sequence MNWHTFLAEYKHFLRLQRGMSKNSVVSYGLDIEKLISYLEKYEIHENPNTISADTLRQFIYDTSKELNARSQARLISALKSFFKFMTSEKGREDFPMNLIESPKIGLKLPDTLSLQEIDKLLISIDLSTEEGHRNKAIIETLYGCGLRVSELISLRLSDLFFEEDFIRVIGKGNKQRLIPIGNFTQKQIENYINHQRKKLKIAKGHEDYVFLNRRGKQLTRAMIFTIVRQVAENIGLEKKISPHTFRHSFATHLLENGANLRAIQTMLGHESITTTEIYVHVENSHLREMLTNFHPRQKMKNL, from the coding sequence ATGAATTGGCACACTTTTTTAGCTGAATACAAGCATTTTTTACGACTTCAACGAGGAATGTCAAAAAATTCGGTTGTTTCTTACGGATTAGATATCGAAAAACTGATATCTTATCTTGAAAAATATGAAATCCACGAAAATCCGAACACTATTTCCGCGGACACATTGCGTCAATTTATCTACGATACATCAAAAGAATTGAACGCTCGCTCGCAAGCACGCCTTATTTCGGCTTTGAAGAGTTTTTTCAAATTTATGACTTCAGAAAAAGGCAGAGAAGATTTCCCGATGAACTTGATTGAAAGTCCGAAAATCGGGTTAAAACTTCCGGATACACTTTCTTTACAAGAAATTGATAAGTTATTGATTTCAATAGACTTAAGCACAGAAGAAGGACATAGAAACAAAGCTATTATTGAAACCCTTTACGGTTGCGGATTGCGGGTATCGGAACTTATATCACTGCGATTATCAGATTTATTTTTTGAGGAAGATTTCATTCGGGTAATTGGAAAAGGCAACAAACAGAGACTTATTCCGATAGGAAATTTCACTCAGAAACAAATTGAAAATTACATCAATCACCAACGAAAAAAACTGAAAATAGCCAAAGGGCACGAAGATTATGTTTTCCTAAACAGAAGAGGCAAACAACTAACAAGGGCAATGATTTTTACTATTGTTAGGCAAGTTGCCGAAAATATAGGGTTGGAAAAAAAAATAAGTCCGCATACGTTTCGCCATTCATTTGCAACACATTTGCTTGAAAACGGAGCGAATTTGCGAGCTATTCAAACAATGTTAGGACACGAAAGTATCACAACAACAGAGATTTACGTTCACGTAGAAAACTCTCATCTCAGAGAGATGCTCACAAATTTTCACCCTCGTCAGAAAATGAAAAACCTATAA
- a CDS encoding PUR family DNA/RNA-binding protein, with translation MEEKEFLDNEEIFSKVLRAGRRTYFFDVRATRAKDYYLTITESKKFTHEDGSFHYKKHKIYLYKEDFELFKEILNEMTNYVFEEKGEEVISERHQKDFKKTFYQEQVGAGGSFTNFDFEDIK, from the coding sequence ATGGAAGAGAAAGAATTTTTGGACAATGAAGAAATTTTCTCAAAAGTTTTGAGAGCAGGTAGGAGGACTTATTTTTTCGATGTAAGAGCCACTCGTGCAAAGGATTACTATCTCACAATAACAGAAAGTAAGAAATTCACTCACGAGGACGGGTCGTTCCACTACAAAAAGCACAAAATTTATTTGTATAAAGAAGATTTCGAGTTGTTTAAGGAAATTTTGAATGAAATGACTAACTACGTTTTTGAAGAGAAGGGAGAAGAGGTAATTTCTGAGCGTCATCAAAAAGATTTTAAGAAAACCTTCTATCAAGAACAAGTGGGAGCTGGTGGTTCTTTTACAAATTTTGATTTTGAAGATATAAAGTAG
- the recQ gene encoding DNA helicase RecQ: METAKNDLQSALKHYFGFDSFKGHQQEIIQSVISGKDTFVIMPTGGGKSLCYQLPALVLEGTAIVISPLIALMKNQVDAMRGISSTDSVAHVLNSSLTKSEIREVMDDISNKKTKLLYVAPESLIKDEYANFLKTIPISFVAVDEAHCISEWGHDFRPEYRNIRTIIDRLGEDIPIVALTATATPKVQEDILKNLGMSDANVFKSSFNRPNLYYEVRPKTKNVDADIIRFVKQNSKKSGIIYCLSRKKVEELAQTLQVNGITAVPYHAGLDAKTRAKHQDMFLMEEVDVVVATIAFGMGIDKPDVRFVIHHDIPKSIESYYQETGRAGRDGGEGHCLAFYSYKDVEKLEKFMVGKPIAEQEIGQALLQDIVAYAETSSSRRKFILHYFGEEFDEVNGEGADMDDNVRHPKVKKEAKDDVVKLLNVIISTKQKFKAKEIVNTLVGKVTALIKSHKIDEQPFFGIGKDKDDLYWMALLRQVMVSGLIRKDIETYGVMFITDKGRNFLENVTSFMMTEDHVYEEDTEDVNTAGGGVADEVLLGMLKDLRKRVAKKKGVPPFVVFQDPSLEDMALKYPITISELTNVHGVGEGKAKKYGSEFIELIGKYVEENDILRAEDLIVKTTGSNSSLKLYIIQNIDRKLPLPDIAKAKGLEMDEFLKELEQIVYSGTRLDISYYIDEIFDEEQQEELHDYFMEAETDKISVASKEFDGDYEDDELRMYRVKFISEVAN, encoded by the coding sequence ATGGAAACGGCTAAAAATGATTTACAAAGTGCTTTGAAGCATTACTTCGGTTTTGACAGCTTCAAAGGGCATCAGCAGGAAATTATACAAAGTGTTATCAGCGGAAAGGATACGTTTGTTATTATGCCAACAGGAGGAGGAAAATCGTTATGTTATCAGCTTCCTGCATTGGTTTTGGAAGGTACGGCTATTGTTATATCTCCGTTAATTGCGCTGATGAAAAATCAAGTAGATGCAATGCGCGGGATTTCATCAACGGATAGCGTTGCACACGTTTTAAATTCATCACTCACCAAAAGCGAAATTCGTGAGGTGATGGACGATATCAGTAATAAGAAAACAAAACTATTATATGTAGCACCCGAATCTTTAATAAAAGATGAGTATGCTAACTTTTTGAAAACAATTCCTATATCGTTTGTAGCTGTGGATGAGGCACATTGTATCTCGGAATGGGGGCACGATTTTCGTCCGGAGTACCGCAATATACGAACTATTATAGACCGATTAGGGGAGGATATTCCCATAGTGGCGTTGACCGCTACGGCAACACCAAAGGTCCAGGAAGATATTTTGAAGAACTTAGGAATGTCCGATGCCAATGTTTTCAAATCTTCATTTAACCGTCCTAATTTATATTATGAGGTGCGTCCGAAAACGAAAAATGTAGATGCAGATATTATCCGCTTTGTAAAACAAAATAGCAAGAAATCAGGAATTATTTATTGCTTAAGCCGAAAAAAAGTAGAAGAGCTTGCTCAAACTCTGCAAGTTAATGGAATAACAGCAGTTCCTTATCACGCAGGATTAGACGCTAAAACTCGGGCTAAACATCAGGATATGTTCCTAATGGAAGAAGTTGATGTGGTTGTTGCTACTATTGCCTTTGGTATGGGAATTGACAAGCCCGATGTGCGTTTTGTAATTCACCACGACATTCCAAAAAGTATTGAAAGTTATTATCAAGAAACCGGGCGTGCCGGGCGTGACGGCGGTGAAGGGCATTGTTTGGCTTTCTATTCTTACAAAGATGTTGAAAAATTAGAGAAGTTTATGGTAGGCAAACCCATTGCCGAACAAGAAATCGGTCAGGCTTTGTTGCAAGATATCGTTGCCTATGCAGAAACTTCAAGCTCTCGTCGTAAATTTATTTTGCATTATTTCGGAGAAGAATTTGATGAAGTAAACGGAGAAGGAGCTGATATGGATGACAACGTACGACATCCGAAAGTTAAGAAAGAAGCTAAAGATGATGTTGTTAAGTTATTGAATGTCATAATATCCACTAAACAGAAGTTCAAAGCGAAAGAAATTGTAAATACCTTGGTAGGGAAGGTGACAGCCTTGATAAAATCACATAAAATTGACGAGCAACCTTTTTTTGGTATCGGTAAAGACAAAGATGATTTGTATTGGATGGCGTTACTTCGTCAGGTTATGGTTAGTGGGCTGATTCGTAAGGATATAGAAACTTACGGGGTGATGTTTATAACAGATAAAGGACGAAATTTTCTTGAAAACGTTACATCTTTTATGATGACTGAAGACCACGTTTACGAGGAAGACACCGAAGATGTGAATACCGCTGGTGGAGGCGTTGCCGACGAAGTTCTTTTGGGAATGTTAAAGGATTTACGCAAAAGAGTTGCGAAGAAAAAAGGAGTTCCGCCATTTGTTGTTTTTCAAGACCCTTCGTTGGAGGATATGGCTCTGAAATATCCGATTACAATATCAGAACTTACTAATGTTCACGGAGTTGGAGAAGGAAAAGCCAAAAAATATGGAAGCGAATTTATTGAATTAATCGGCAAATATGTAGAGGAGAATGATATCCTGCGTGCCGAAGATTTAATAGTGAAAACCACTGGGTCTAATTCTTCTTTGAAATTGTATATTATTCAGAATATAGACAGAAAATTGCCTTTGCCGGATATTGCCAAAGCAAAAGGTCTGGAAATGGATGAGTTTTTGAAGGAATTGGAACAAATTGTTTACAGTGGCACAAGACTGGATATCAGCTACTATATTGATGAAATTTTTGACGAGGAGCAACAAGAAGAACTTCACGATTATTTTATGGAAGCCGAAACGGATAAAATTTCGGTAGCCTCTAAGGAGTTTGATGGAGATTACGAAGATGACGAGCTTCGTATGTATCGTGTTAAATTTATTAGTGAAGTGGCTAATTAA